Proteins found in one Verrucomicrobiota bacterium genomic segment:
- the rfaE1 gene encoding D-glycero-beta-D-manno-heptose-7-phosphate kinase, with protein MIFSQQRLKKIIKRMQKVHILVIGDVMLDRFVWGKVSRISPEAPVPVVHVTHDSSYPGGAANVARNLADFRISTDIAGIIGRDSGGRELQKILHSCKIKGCMLQAESRFPTIVKTRVVARQQQVVRVDREERLSLSAKKEKAFLSTIERQIDKYDAIIVEDYGKGLLTQSLVESIISLSRDHKKILTADPNPNNPLQWTGATLVKPNRLEAYSAAGMPLDENLESLHKVGKILLRKWEIQQLLVTLGEQGMVFFDKSGKTYYTPTRAREVFDVSGAGDTAIAFLTAGLAAGLKLEEAAEIANYAAGVVVAKLGTATLKPEELMNHISLQNKEVLTK; from the coding sequence ATGATATTTTCTCAACAACGCCTAAAAAAGATCATCAAGCGCATGCAGAAGGTTCACATACTTGTTATTGGGGATGTTATGCTCGATCGCTTTGTCTGGGGAAAAGTTTCTCGAATTTCCCCTGAAGCTCCAGTGCCAGTTGTCCATGTTACCCATGACTCATCATATCCTGGGGGTGCGGCCAATGTTGCTAGAAACCTTGCTGATTTTAGGATTTCAACAGATATTGCCGGTATTATCGGCCGTGATTCTGGAGGACGTGAACTGCAAAAGATTTTGCATTCGTGCAAAATTAAGGGTTGTATGCTACAGGCAGAGAGTCGTTTCCCAACTATCGTCAAAACAAGAGTCGTCGCGCGTCAGCAACAAGTAGTTCGAGTTGATCGAGAAGAAAGGTTGAGTCTATCTGCAAAAAAAGAAAAAGCTTTCTTGTCTACCATCGAAAGACAGATTGATAAGTATGATGCAATTATTGTCGAAGACTATGGGAAGGGTCTTTTGACTCAAAGTCTTGTAGAGAGCATCATTTCCCTCTCCCGCGATCACAAGAAAATCCTTACTGCCGATCCTAACCCAAATAACCCACTACAGTGGACAGGTGCAACACTCGTTAAACCTAATAGACTAGAAGCCTACTCTGCAGCAGGTATGCCCCTGGATGAAAACTTAGAAAGCCTACATAAAGTTGGGAAAATCCTTCTGAGGAAATGGGAGATACAACAACTTCTCGTCACGCTTGGGGAACAGGGCATGGTGTTTTTTGACAAAAGCGGAAAGACTTACTACACACCCACCAGGGCAAGAGAAGTCTTTGACGTATCGGGAGCAGGTGATACTGCTATCGCTTTTTTAACCGCTGGATTAGCAGCTGGCCTTAAATTAGAAGAAGCAGCAGAAATTGCCAACTATGCTGCCGGTGTGGTAGTTGCAAAACTTGGAACAGCAACCCTAAAACCTGAGGAACTCATGAATCATATTTCTTTGCAGAATAAAGAAGTTCTTACCAAGTAA
- a CDS encoding MMPL family transporter yields MQQLEQLFSHWLERLARQVCKRPRSIIIAAVVLFILAALLACTKLGVLNNTNDLIDQDSPDLKNFLSYLEEFETKDPMVVVIESPNVEVNKQVADELANRFLEEGSGIEDAFYKIDFSPLMQKLVKQSDLVKKLRPHGLLYESEEDLNGHLALIKSYKDILSASNQGNQPAVNFNSLLDNALRKFDKVAQNRGAKGTLDELGAFVEQMVDKLSKLETDLSSPIDSDDLDVALQGTLSKEAFLNELDEQGSLQIEAELAQMDTTEYLSFEQGKLLLMMLTPGEGNSKAFDPYDEVISDLRADMKEVAEAFTGVQLGLTGEPVMLDDELKQSEKDMIIAASLAFVLIALFFIAAYHEVVRPLLALLALVFGLVWSLGFAVISVGHLNIISQAFILMLMGLGIDFGIQILGRYEEERLRGNIVTESVIAAIKCTGSAVLVGGLITTAAFLTMCFNEFKGLGELGVIAGVGILWCLLASLVLLPALLVLRDGCRESEKPSGFQTLGEKGKKVDAFLVKNPKWMLGFAGVISLLAASQLPKVKFDYNLLNLQNPEMPAVSVVHRLLQSDADSFIPGIVIAEDQSDELQKIAQLMSYDTVKSVYSPIGMLNELKTRIPDEMEAMVETFLPKDQDKKLEILAELKKELDSFEFKADVSSKLDIEKAKNNLKTLLEYSKEGRREAGKAKLLSGRAKQAVSIFEELIPSLERSLAVLESLDQEEASRRLSKYQINLFNRMKNEFTFLKNMDLENPVSSDLITVDDFKLDELDTSDLPEELRERYISKNGRVLLEVIAKEDVWEREANVAFVADLKEVDPDATGTPVQNNIYITTLKDSYVQAACWAMVAIIIMIAIHFRNTQQVLITLLPLGVGILWTVGTMGLFGIQFNPANIITLPLVIGIGVAYGVYVVDRYNEEGKVKLFSASTGKAILLSALTTMTGFGCMITGEYVGLVSLGLLMMIGIGYCFIASVLILPQVLNLIGDKHK; encoded by the coding sequence ATGCAGCAATTGGAGCAACTTTTTAGTCATTGGTTAGAGAGACTTGCAAGACAAGTATGTAAACGGCCTCGCTCAATTATTATAGCAGCAGTGGTCTTGTTTATTTTAGCTGCTTTGCTAGCCTGTACTAAACTTGGTGTTCTTAATAATACCAATGACCTTATTGATCAGGATTCCCCTGATTTGAAAAACTTTCTTTCATATTTAGAAGAATTTGAAACGAAGGATCCTATGGTTGTGGTGATAGAGTCGCCCAATGTAGAGGTTAACAAACAAGTTGCAGATGAATTAGCAAACCGCTTTTTGGAAGAAGGCAGTGGTATAGAGGATGCTTTTTATAAAATTGATTTCAGTCCTTTGATGCAAAAGTTGGTCAAGCAATCAGACTTGGTCAAGAAGCTTAGGCCTCATGGATTACTCTACGAATCTGAAGAAGATTTAAATGGCCATTTAGCCCTTATTAAGTCTTATAAAGATATCTTAAGTGCTAGCAACCAGGGTAATCAGCCGGCAGTTAACTTCAACTCTCTATTAGATAATGCTCTAAGGAAATTTGATAAGGTTGCTCAGAACCGAGGAGCTAAAGGAACTTTGGATGAGTTAGGCGCCTTTGTTGAACAGATGGTTGATAAATTAAGTAAGCTCGAGACGGATCTCTCTTCCCCAATAGATTCTGATGACTTGGATGTTGCTCTCCAAGGAACATTAAGTAAAGAAGCGTTCTTAAATGAGTTGGATGAGCAGGGGAGTTTGCAAATAGAAGCTGAGCTGGCTCAAATGGACACAACGGAATACCTTAGTTTCGAGCAAGGTAAATTGCTTCTTATGATGCTCACTCCAGGTGAGGGCAATTCCAAGGCGTTTGATCCCTATGATGAAGTGATTAGCGATTTGAGGGCAGATATGAAGGAAGTGGCAGAAGCTTTTACTGGGGTGCAGTTAGGTCTCACAGGCGAGCCAGTAATGCTTGATGATGAACTTAAGCAAAGTGAGAAAGATATGATCATTGCCGCTTCTTTGGCATTTGTCCTAATAGCTCTTTTTTTTATAGCTGCTTATCATGAAGTTGTAAGACCTTTGCTTGCTTTATTAGCCTTAGTTTTTGGGTTGGTTTGGTCACTTGGTTTTGCAGTTATTTCAGTGGGGCATCTCAATATTATTTCGCAGGCATTTATCTTAATGTTGATGGGGCTAGGGATTGATTTTGGAATACAGATATTAGGCCGCTATGAAGAAGAGCGTTTGCGGGGTAACATTGTTACGGAGTCAGTGATAGCAGCTATCAAATGCACAGGATCTGCGGTGTTGGTTGGGGGGCTCATAACTACTGCTGCTTTCTTAACTATGTGCTTCAATGAATTCAAAGGGCTGGGTGAGTTAGGTGTGATTGCAGGTGTTGGCATTCTATGGTGCCTGTTGGCTAGTTTGGTGCTTTTACCCGCTTTATTGGTTTTGCGGGACGGTTGTCGAGAGAGTGAAAAACCGTCTGGATTCCAGACCCTAGGTGAAAAAGGTAAGAAGGTAGATGCTTTTCTGGTGAAGAATCCTAAATGGATGTTGGGCTTTGCTGGGGTTATTAGTTTGCTGGCAGCCAGCCAGCTTCCCAAGGTGAAATTTGACTATAATTTGCTCAATCTCCAGAACCCGGAAATGCCAGCAGTTAGTGTGGTACATCGTTTGCTGCAGTCCGATGCAGACTCCTTTATTCCAGGTATTGTCATTGCAGAAGATCAAAGTGATGAACTTCAAAAAATTGCTCAACTCATGTCCTACGATACAGTTAAGAGCGTTTATAGTCCCATTGGAATGCTCAATGAGCTTAAGACAAGGATACCCGATGAAATGGAGGCGATGGTAGAAACTTTTCTGCCAAAAGATCAAGATAAGAAGCTAGAAATTCTAGCAGAACTCAAGAAAGAGTTAGACAGCTTTGAGTTTAAGGCTGATGTCAGCTCTAAGCTGGATATTGAAAAAGCTAAAAATAATTTAAAGACATTATTAGAATACTCGAAAGAGGGTCGCCGTGAAGCAGGTAAGGCAAAGTTACTGAGCGGGCGTGCAAAACAGGCAGTCAGTATCTTTGAAGAATTGATTCCCTCACTAGAGCGTTCATTGGCTGTGCTGGAATCGTTAGACCAGGAGGAAGCATCCAGGCGTTTATCTAAATATCAAATCAACTTGTTCAACCGGATGAAAAATGAATTTACTTTCCTTAAAAATATGGATCTGGAGAATCCTGTGAGTTCTGATTTGATAACTGTGGATGATTTTAAATTGGATGAACTTGACACAAGTGATTTGCCTGAAGAACTCAGAGAGAGATATATTTCTAAGAATGGACGTGTCCTGCTTGAAGTGATAGCTAAAGAAGATGTTTGGGAGCGTGAAGCAAATGTGGCTTTCGTAGCAGATTTAAAAGAGGTAGATCCTGATGCTACGGGCACACCTGTGCAAAATAACATCTATATTACAACACTCAAAGATAGTTACGTGCAGGCAGCATGCTGGGCTATGGTTGCCATTATTATTATGATAGCGATTCATTTTAGGAATACCCAACAAGTTTTGATTACCTTGCTACCGCTAGGTGTAGGCATTCTCTGGACAGTAGGAACCATGGGGCTATTTGGTATTCAATTTAACCCAGCGAATATTATTACATTACCATTAGTTATAGGGATTGGGGTGGCCTATGGGGTTTATGTGGTAGATCGTTACAATGAGGAGGGTAAGGTTAAATTATTTAGTGCTAGCACAGGTAAGGCCATTCTTCTATCTGCGTTAACGACTATGACTGGTTTTGGTTGTATGATAACCGGTGAGTATGTAGGCCTAGTTAGTTTAGGGTTGCTCATGATGATCGGCATTGGGTACTGCTTCATAGCAAGTGTGCTTATTTTGCCGCAAGTACTCAATTTGATTGGAGACAAGCACAAGTAA
- a CDS encoding assimilatory sulfite reductase (NADPH) flavoprotein subunit translates to MQIPNHAPISQDKKKALELLLANSTPIERAWIAGYLSALDAQVTNTDIAPNKPQEVTILYGSESGNSEGLADEAKKAVKARGMKTSVMSMADVKWSQIAKVDTLLLITSTWGDGDPPETAVDFHAEVMKKDAASFSGDFAVCALGDVSYEKFCQTGKDFDQQLEKLGGRRLVPRQDCDVDFEEPFQDWLKKVVEELDKQEDSVTVVASPSSVVAEPQEAYSKKNPFPAVLNERILLNGRGSSKETFHLEFSLDGSGYTYEPGDVFAYTPKNASEDVEAVLKAGGFDPSSEVTLKSGEKKALSDALTNDFDITTLNKSVLQKYQDLVESAKLGEFLKDEASAVKDYLWGRQPVDMLSDFPVKGLEPQQFLGLMRKIPPRLYSIASSLKAHPDEVHLTIAVVRYESHGRKRRGVASTYVADRIDVGDTVPSFVNRNKNFKLPEDYNTPIIMVGPGTGVAPFRAFVEERATVGAKGKSWLFFGDQHYSYDFLYQLEWQDYLKDGYLTKLDLAFSRDQKHKVYVQNRMEQQAKEIYDWLENGAHFYVCGDAQRMAGDVHDMLINIVSKVGEKPFEDAISYVKDLQKSKRYQRDVY, encoded by the coding sequence ATGCAAATTCCTAACCACGCCCCTATATCTCAAGATAAGAAAAAGGCGCTAGAGCTATTGCTCGCTAATTCAACGCCAATCGAAAGAGCATGGATAGCCGGCTATCTAAGCGCTTTGGATGCTCAAGTTACTAATACGGATATTGCTCCTAACAAACCCCAAGAAGTCACTATTCTTTACGGCAGTGAGTCTGGAAATTCTGAAGGACTGGCCGATGAGGCTAAAAAAGCAGTCAAAGCTAGAGGCATGAAAACATCTGTCATGAGCATGGCAGATGTCAAATGGAGTCAGATAGCAAAAGTAGATACACTGCTTCTTATTACAAGTACATGGGGAGACGGGGATCCGCCCGAGACCGCAGTTGATTTTCATGCAGAAGTCATGAAAAAAGATGCGGCATCGTTCTCTGGTGACTTTGCAGTATGTGCTCTCGGCGATGTGAGTTACGAGAAATTTTGTCAAACAGGCAAAGATTTTGATCAACAATTAGAGAAATTGGGTGGGCGTCGATTAGTTCCTCGTCAAGATTGTGATGTTGATTTTGAGGAACCCTTTCAAGACTGGTTGAAAAAAGTAGTGGAAGAGCTAGATAAGCAGGAAGATTCTGTAACAGTTGTTGCTAGCCCTTCGAGTGTCGTAGCGGAGCCCCAAGAGGCTTATAGTAAAAAGAATCCTTTCCCGGCAGTGTTAAACGAGCGCATATTGCTCAACGGTAGAGGCTCCTCAAAAGAGACATTTCATTTGGAATTTTCATTGGACGGTTCAGGCTATACCTATGAGCCTGGAGATGTTTTTGCCTATACGCCTAAAAATGCTTCAGAGGATGTAGAGGCAGTTTTGAAAGCAGGAGGTTTTGATCCCTCTTCAGAGGTGACATTAAAGAGTGGTGAGAAAAAGGCTTTGAGCGATGCTTTGACGAATGATTTTGATATTACAACGCTCAACAAAAGTGTTCTTCAGAAATACCAGGATTTAGTCGAGTCTGCGAAATTAGGAGAGTTTCTCAAGGATGAAGCTAGCGCAGTTAAGGATTATCTCTGGGGCCGTCAGCCTGTTGATATGTTATCGGATTTTCCTGTAAAAGGATTAGAACCGCAGCAGTTTCTCGGATTAATGAGGAAAATTCCGCCGAGGTTGTATTCGATAGCCTCAAGCTTGAAAGCGCATCCTGATGAAGTTCATCTCACTATTGCCGTTGTGAGGTATGAAAGTCACGGAAGGAAAAGGAGAGGTGTGGCCTCCACATATGTAGCAGATCGTATTGATGTAGGAGATACGGTGCCCTCATTTGTTAATCGTAATAAAAATTTTAAATTACCTGAGGATTATAATACACCAATTATTATGGTAGGGCCAGGCACTGGGGTAGCTCCATTTCGAGCTTTTGTAGAAGAGCGAGCTACGGTTGGGGCTAAGGGCAAAAGTTGGTTGTTTTTTGGTGATCAACATTATAGTTATGATTTCTTATACCAGCTTGAATGGCAGGATTACTTAAAAGACGGATATCTTACAAAGTTGGATCTGGCATTTTCCAGAGACCAGAAGCACAAGGTTTATGTACAAAACCGCATGGAGCAACAGGCTAAGGAAATCTATGATTGGTTAGAGAATGGCGCCCATTTCTATGTATGTGGTGATGCTCAGCGTATGGCAGGTGATGTGCATGACATGCTTATTAACATTGTTTCAAAAGTTGGAGAAAAGCCCTTCGAAGACGCTATCTCATATGTGAAGGACTTGCAAAAGTCCAAACGCTATCAGCGCGATGTCTACTAA
- a CDS encoding UvrD-helicase domain-containing protein, which produces MLIDQDARDFFAEEVQKNFSVIAPAGVGKTYAITQRILQLAKTQDQSSEALLSSLVVVTYTNKAALEIQQRAREAIISTRLSSRTMRCFNQAFFGTIHGFCVKLLKQFGFQVGLPATFEVVQNDEKLWHEFLQKGLSCEAVLNGQDVSNALRLVGLDEILPLARYVQVGDSNPPEALNFDGLRGLEALVENGPGAKNVIKSKALAKSWYVKWKQHDGYVGLPAPYGTSKKLLEEWNDAFGGLSKQAGLILLPVVWQLSEQYQQFRVRKGALKYEDQIALAKRLLRKPFVRAKVREMECRVILDEAQDTDPQQFDLLLELARDEQGQFRQGSFVMVGDPQQSIYSSRANLEIYKRAHKLVCRAGESVTFEVTFRCDEKVVKFVNACFPSLLNGDLGQAAFVPLRERPDPFPGQVVRWAFPMDQIQAQKLNQERCRFLEAQWLAKQLVVSGLEKLQASSWSQVAILCPRRAWLEPVAQALQAEGLKVDLHSASRVRGDSPVMAWFLGLFVSLVYPWRTYEVVGVLRELFGLSDQVLYEFKSQRGEFNYTVKQVKIKGKASKVADALKNLKNLKESSTNLPLGEAVRFAVDQIDLLGRLNAAAAVEKILEEQELVFEGVDIEGELNVLLMQADAAEERGVYLGQWVEELESGFRMEVKEEPRIRDDAIQLITSQKAKGLQWDAVVVPFISANIEVKSEAYPRVMRNPADGMSELVLHPNQMRNDFKAALLNARTQELSRIAYVTMTRAKHTLLLIDDEALFEQTRKRGQNSFHRVMQLDQLEVWEKLSKELVEDKSLELQELQNPHGKVEEVGWEKQVDQARKISWSICKRMLPHELTHSDNPKVEKHFDDYEVEWPIPAEDNPGIQYGTWWHQFVERIQWKEDQASWLLLFDQMKTQTGMVKRAEYEFDLLRKSEIAEILSSQEWVIHHELPFWDLVVIDNEQRCVDGVIDLAAYNLKQKQWIVVDWKTDRVKDVVSLVELYGGQVAAYVQALENLTKVPARGYLYSTVFGEWLKINAQSVNQVVS; this is translated from the coding sequence ATGCTCATTGATCAAGACGCCAGAGACTTCTTTGCCGAAGAGGTTCAAAAGAATTTTTCTGTTATTGCTCCTGCTGGCGTAGGTAAGACATACGCTATTACACAGCGTATACTTCAACTTGCTAAAACGCAGGATCAGAGTTCAGAAGCGTTACTTTCATCTTTGGTAGTAGTGACCTACACGAATAAAGCAGCTTTGGAGATTCAGCAGCGGGCCCGTGAAGCTATTATTAGCACAAGGCTGTCTTCTAGGACGATGAGGTGTTTTAACCAAGCGTTTTTTGGGACGATTCATGGCTTCTGTGTTAAGCTGCTTAAGCAGTTTGGCTTTCAAGTTGGGTTGCCTGCCACTTTTGAGGTGGTGCAAAATGATGAAAAACTTTGGCACGAATTTTTACAGAAGGGACTTTCTTGCGAGGCTGTCTTAAATGGACAAGATGTATCCAATGCTTTGCGATTAGTTGGTCTGGACGAGATATTGCCTCTAGCTAGGTATGTGCAGGTTGGAGATAGCAATCCGCCAGAAGCGTTGAACTTTGATGGGCTTCGAGGTTTGGAAGCACTAGTTGAGAATGGTCCTGGCGCAAAGAATGTCATAAAAAGCAAGGCACTGGCCAAAAGCTGGTATGTTAAATGGAAGCAGCATGATGGTTATGTAGGGCTTCCTGCTCCATACGGTACCAGCAAGAAATTGCTAGAGGAGTGGAATGACGCTTTTGGGGGACTGTCAAAGCAGGCCGGACTAATTTTGCTGCCGGTTGTGTGGCAGCTTTCGGAGCAGTATCAACAATTCCGAGTGCGAAAAGGGGCTTTAAAATATGAAGACCAGATAGCTCTAGCTAAACGGCTGTTGAGGAAGCCTTTTGTAAGAGCAAAAGTTCGTGAAATGGAGTGTCGAGTAATCCTAGATGAGGCTCAGGATACAGATCCGCAACAGTTTGATCTGTTACTTGAGCTTGCTAGGGATGAACAAGGGCAGTTTCGCCAAGGTAGTTTTGTCATGGTAGGAGACCCTCAGCAATCAATTTATAGCAGTAGAGCTAACCTAGAAATTTATAAGCGCGCTCATAAGTTAGTGTGCCGGGCAGGTGAGTCGGTGACATTTGAAGTGACATTCCGCTGTGATGAGAAGGTTGTGAAGTTTGTGAACGCTTGTTTTCCATCTCTCTTAAATGGTGATTTAGGGCAAGCTGCCTTTGTTCCACTTAGAGAAAGACCTGATCCGTTCCCGGGGCAAGTGGTTAGATGGGCTTTCCCGATGGATCAAATTCAAGCCCAGAAATTGAATCAAGAGCGGTGCAGATTTCTAGAAGCTCAATGGCTGGCAAAGCAATTGGTTGTATCAGGGCTAGAAAAATTACAGGCGAGTTCATGGAGTCAGGTAGCTATTTTATGTCCGAGAAGAGCTTGGCTTGAACCTGTTGCCCAAGCGCTACAGGCCGAGGGATTGAAAGTGGACTTGCATTCCGCCAGTCGCGTTCGAGGAGATAGTCCTGTAATGGCTTGGTTTTTGGGGCTTTTTGTGAGTTTGGTTTATCCTTGGCGCACGTATGAGGTGGTTGGTGTGTTACGTGAGCTTTTTGGATTGTCGGACCAGGTTTTGTACGAATTCAAAAGCCAGCGGGGAGAGTTTAATTATACAGTGAAGCAAGTTAAGATTAAGGGTAAAGCAAGCAAGGTTGCTGATGCATTAAAGAATCTAAAAAATTTGAAAGAATCTAGCACCAATCTGCCTTTAGGCGAGGCAGTGCGGTTTGCCGTAGACCAAATAGATCTTTTAGGCAGGTTAAATGCTGCTGCTGCTGTCGAGAAAATCCTAGAAGAGCAAGAGCTTGTTTTTGAAGGTGTGGATATTGAAGGTGAGCTAAATGTTCTCCTTATGCAGGCAGATGCTGCAGAGGAAAGGGGTGTTTATTTAGGTCAATGGGTGGAGGAATTAGAGTCAGGCTTTAGAATGGAAGTCAAGGAGGAGCCTAGGATAAGAGATGACGCAATCCAGTTGATTACTTCCCAGAAAGCTAAAGGGTTGCAGTGGGACGCTGTGGTTGTTCCTTTCATAAGTGCGAATATTGAGGTGAAATCTGAAGCCTACCCGAGAGTGATGAGAAATCCGGCTGATGGAATGAGTGAGTTAGTTCTACATCCCAATCAGATGCGTAATGATTTCAAAGCAGCTCTTCTAAATGCAAGAACTCAGGAGTTATCTAGGATTGCCTACGTAACCATGACTCGGGCTAAACATACGCTTTTATTGATTGATGATGAGGCATTGTTTGAACAAACAAGGAAGAGGGGGCAGAACTCTTTTCACCGAGTGATGCAATTAGATCAATTAGAGGTCTGGGAAAAATTGAGTAAAGAACTTGTAGAGGACAAGTCGTTAGAATTGCAGGAATTGCAAAATCCTCATGGTAAGGTGGAGGAAGTGGGATGGGAGAAGCAAGTTGATCAGGCAAGGAAAATTTCTTGGTCCATTTGTAAAAGAATGCTGCCTCATGAATTAACTCATTCAGATAATCCTAAAGTGGAAAAACATTTTGATGATTACGAAGTGGAGTGGCCAATTCCCGCTGAAGACAATCCGGGTATTCAGTACGGTACGTGGTGGCACCAGTTTGTTGAGAGGATACAGTGGAAGGAAGATCAAGCTTCGTGGCTTTTACTCTTTGATCAAATGAAGACTCAGACGGGTATGGTCAAGCGTGCTGAGTATGAGTTTGATTTATTAAGGAAATCTGAGATAGCAGAGATTTTGTCCTCACAAGAGTGGGTGATTCATCACGAGCTGCCTTTTTGGGATTTGGTTGTAATTGATAATGAACAGAGGTGTGTAGATGGCGTGATTGATTTAGCCGCCTATAATCTAAAACAAAAGCAGTGGATAGTAGTTGATTGGAAAACAGATCGAGTCAAGGATGTGGTGAGTCTCGTCGAACTCTATGGAGGTCAAGTTGCTGCTTATGTTCAGGCTCTAGAGAATCTCACGAAAGTTCCTGCTAGGGGTTATCTCTATTCTACTGTGTTTGGGGAGTGGTTGAAAATAAATGCTCAAAGCGTAAATCAGGTTGTCTCATAA
- a CDS encoding HAD-IIIA family hydrolase, which yields MKSAIFLDRDDTIIKNVPYNGDPSKVELMPTAPEALKLMKELGYALFILSNQSGVGRGYITREQVKLVNQEMLRQLKEKDVTSPFTKIYNAYACPETGTNKELSYRKPLPAYVNQARDAYQLDLSRSYFIGDRVADVMCGKNAGCSSILVLTGSYKDEKDEALENADYAAKTLLEAAQWIQKVN from the coding sequence ATGAAATCCGCCATCTTTCTAGACCGTGATGACACCATTATTAAAAATGTGCCTTATAATGGAGATCCCTCCAAAGTTGAATTAATGCCTACCGCACCAGAAGCTCTAAAGCTTATGAAGGAACTAGGTTATGCATTGTTTATTCTTTCTAACCAATCAGGGGTAGGGCGAGGCTACATTACAAGGGAGCAAGTAAAGCTCGTTAATCAGGAGATGCTTCGACAGCTTAAAGAAAAAGATGTCACTAGCCCTTTTACAAAAATATATAATGCCTATGCATGTCCTGAGACCGGAACTAACAAGGAGCTTTCTTACCGCAAACCCTTACCAGCCTATGTGAACCAAGCGCGAGATGCCTACCAGCTTGATCTTTCTCGATCTTACTTCATTGGAGATCGCGTTGCAGATGTCATGTGCGGGAAAAATGCCGGTTGTTCAAGCATTCTAGTTCTAACCGGTAGTTACAAAGATGAAAAAGATGAGGCATTAGAAAATGCCGACTATGCGGCCAAGACACTGCTAGAGGCTGCACAGTGGATACAGAAGGTAAATTAG
- a CDS encoding folylpolyglutamate synthase/dihydrofolate synthase family protein, giving the protein MKFGLENITSLCNRLGNPQNNLRIIHFAGTNGKGSVIQLVASVLKEASLKVGVYTSPHLISFRERIAIEGMMISKEEIVAWVNKLRSLDLQMTFFEATTAIALGHFNKHSVDWVLLETGMGGRLDATNIVQPELSVITSIGLDHMRFLGSTLEEIATEKAGIIKNDVPVVIGDLPKEARKAVERKARSTGSEIIYHNQRTLKLQFQSHQLEGIAFTWNDSAYFTRLTGSYQQENIRTSCAVLDWLSKKKNVSLESSTVAKGLMQVMWPGRFQVLSYEPIRVLDGAHNRPALISTFGTWMKLVGKKPEIILFSCQGLSKWNELKEVLDKKDFELWLVPLKSPAAIEPGEINASLTRAESKVFTSIKEGWEAAKASQRTILVIGSLYLVGEVISIDKKADQKEIALNWWFSK; this is encoded by the coding sequence ATGAAATTTGGGTTGGAGAATATTACCTCTCTATGTAATAGACTAGGCAATCCTCAAAATAATTTAAGGATTATTCACTTTGCTGGAACTAATGGCAAAGGATCTGTAATCCAACTCGTTGCCTCTGTCCTAAAGGAAGCGAGTTTGAAAGTAGGGGTTTATACTTCGCCCCATTTAATTTCTTTCCGCGAAAGAATTGCCATCGAAGGTATGATGATTTCTAAAGAAGAAATTGTCGCATGGGTTAATAAGCTCAGATCCCTCGATCTACAGATGACATTTTTTGAAGCAACTACTGCTATAGCTCTAGGACATTTTAATAAACATAGTGTTGACTGGGTTCTGCTCGAAACTGGCATGGGCGGAAGGTTGGATGCCACCAATATTGTTCAACCTGAACTCAGTGTCATTACAAGCATTGGTTTGGATCATATGAGATTTCTTGGCTCTACACTGGAAGAAATAGCCACCGAGAAAGCAGGGATCATCAAGAATGATGTCCCTGTTGTTATTGGAGATTTACCTAAAGAGGCCAGAAAAGCAGTAGAGAGAAAAGCTAGATCTACGGGCAGTGAAATAATCTATCACAACCAAAGAACGCTAAAACTACAGTTTCAATCACATCAGTTAGAGGGTATTGCCTTTACTTGGAATGATTCTGCATACTTTACTCGCTTAACTGGAAGTTATCAGCAAGAAAATATCCGCACGTCATGTGCTGTCTTAGATTGGTTATCAAAAAAAAAGAATGTTTCACTAGAATCGAGCACTGTCGCGAAGGGCCTCATGCAAGTTATGTGGCCAGGGCGCTTTCAGGTTCTATCTTACGAGCCAATTCGAGTTCTTGACGGTGCTCACAATCGTCCTGCGCTCATATCTACGTTTGGAACGTGGATGAAATTAGTTGGCAAGAAACCTGAAATTATTTTATTCTCATGCCAGGGCTTAAGCAAGTGGAATGAGCTCAAGGAAGTCTTAGACAAGAAAGACTTCGAGTTGTGGCTAGTGCCTTTAAAGTCACCCGCTGCGATAGAGCCTGGTGAAATCAACGCATCATTAACTAGAGCAGAGTCCAAAGTTTTTACATCTATTAAGGAAGGTTGGGAAGCGGCCAAGGCATCCCAAAGAACCATCCTAGTCATAGGGTCTTTATATCTTGTAGGCGAAGTGATTTCTATAGACAAAAAAGCAGACCAAAAAGAGATAGCACTTAATTGGTGGTTCTCTAAATAA